From Actinopolymorpha cephalotaxi, one genomic window encodes:
- a CDS encoding DUF881 domain-containing protein codes for MTSTADGKKFPAGSDRSANGRTGAWTDSYPEFRRNDSMSLMRELVTHALDDGYAAAAARRGPNRSRPRRGMGATVVVLVVFGLMLAVAAVQTRHFAPEVEKEKADLIVRIRAEAARNDRLRARANALQEEVSGLQSDILASTTTGQDLSARLDALDVIAGTGRVRGPGLRLTIDDAPDDQVSGSDGAEGRILDIDLQQTVNGLWAAGAEAVSVNGERLTAMTAIRGADKSITVDYRPLARPYVVEAIGDPNALEARFTESPGGEWLLNLKAVQHIRLDTKTVDELSLPADSGTTLRYARTEGAQ; via the coding sequence GTGACCAGCACCGCTGACGGGAAGAAGTTCCCCGCCGGCAGCGACCGTTCCGCCAACGGCCGGACCGGAGCGTGGACCGACTCCTACCCGGAGTTCCGGCGCAACGACTCCATGTCACTGATGCGCGAGCTGGTGACCCACGCGCTCGACGACGGGTACGCCGCCGCGGCGGCACGGCGCGGGCCCAACCGGTCCCGGCCCCGGCGCGGCATGGGCGCGACCGTGGTGGTGCTGGTCGTGTTCGGGCTGATGCTGGCCGTCGCGGCCGTCCAGACCCGGCACTTCGCCCCCGAGGTCGAGAAGGAGAAGGCCGACCTGATCGTCCGCATCCGCGCCGAGGCGGCCCGCAACGACCGGCTGCGCGCGCGGGCCAACGCGCTGCAGGAGGAGGTGTCCGGCCTGCAGAGCGACATCCTCGCCAGCACCACCACCGGCCAGGACCTCAGCGCCCGGCTGGACGCCCTCGACGTGATCGCCGGCACCGGCAGGGTGCGGGGTCCCGGACTCCGGCTGACGATCGACGACGCGCCCGACGACCAGGTGTCCGGCTCCGACGGCGCCGAGGGACGGATCCTCGACATCGACCTGCAGCAGACGGTCAACGGCCTGTGGGCGGCGGGCGCGGAGGCGGTCTCGGTGAACGGCGAACGCCTCACCGCGATGACCGCGATCCGCGGCGCCGACAAGTCGATCACCGTCGACTACCGCCCGCTGGCCCGCCCCTACGTGGTGGAGGCGATCGGTGACCCGAACGCCCTGGAGGCGAGGTTCACCGAAAGCCCGGGTGGCGAGTGGCTGCTCAATCTCAAGGCAGTGCAACATATACGCCTGGACACCAAGACGGTCGACGAGCTGAGCTTGCCGGCCGACTCGGGCACCACGCTCAGGTACGCGCGGACGGAAGGCGCCCAGTGA
- a CDS encoding bifunctional nuclease family protein, translating into MRELDVVGVRVEMPSNQPIVLLREVEGERFLPIWVGPAEASAIAHAQQGIVPARPLTHDLFRDVLVAIGQELSEVRITDLRDGVFYGILAFASGVEVSARPSDSIALALRLGVRIVCSDEVLDEAGIAIPDEQEAEVQKFREFLDQVTPEDFDTPG; encoded by the coding sequence GTGCGCGAGCTCGACGTCGTTGGTGTCCGGGTAGAGATGCCTTCCAACCAGCCGATAGTCCTGCTCCGGGAGGTGGAGGGCGAACGCTTCCTGCCCATCTGGGTGGGGCCCGCCGAGGCGAGTGCGATCGCCCACGCCCAGCAGGGCATCGTTCCTGCCCGGCCCCTCACTCATGACCTGTTCCGTGACGTCCTCGTGGCGATCGGGCAGGAGTTGAGCGAGGTCAGGATCACCGATCTGCGCGACGGGGTGTTCTACGGCATCCTGGCGTTCGCCAGTGGCGTGGAGGTGAGTGCCCGGCCGTCGGACTCGATCGCGCTGGCACTGCGCCTCGGCGTCCGCATCGTCTGCTCCGACGAGGTGCTGGACGAGGCGGGCATCGCGATCCCGGACGAACAGGAGGCCGAGGTCCAGAAGTTCCGGGAGTTCCTGGACCAGGTCACACCCGAAGATTTCGACACTCCCGGCTGA
- the ftsR gene encoding transcriptional regulator FtsR, with the protein MSGAASARSGSFSIGEVLARLRPEFQDVTISKIRFLEAEGLIEPERAPSGYRKFGHEDIERLRFVLTAQRDHYLPLRVIKEHLAALDAGLPPPNLPAGDGRVQPAPRIVDDEGTVRPSAFRPSRSDVRWNRREVIELAGIEPELFEQLESYGLVTARHGRDQFDEDALAIAKVAGELAGFGLEPRHLRAFRTAADRQVGLIEQVTAPLVRHRAADSRARAEERTRELAALSVHLHALLVKAGLHG; encoded by the coding sequence GTGAGCGGGGCGGCGTCGGCGCGATCCGGCAGTTTCTCCATCGGTGAAGTGCTGGCCAGGCTGCGCCCTGAGTTCCAGGACGTCACCATCTCCAAGATTCGCTTTCTCGAGGCCGAGGGGCTCATCGAGCCCGAGCGCGCGCCTTCGGGCTACCGCAAGTTCGGCCACGAGGACATCGAGCGGCTGCGGTTCGTGCTGACCGCGCAGCGCGACCACTACCTCCCGCTGCGGGTCATCAAGGAACACCTCGCCGCGTTGGACGCCGGTCTGCCGCCGCCCAACCTCCCTGCCGGTGACGGACGTGTCCAGCCCGCACCGCGGATCGTCGACGACGAGGGCACCGTACGCCCGTCGGCGTTCCGGCCGAGTCGCTCGGACGTGCGGTGGAACCGACGAGAAGTCATCGAGCTGGCCGGCATCGAGCCCGAGCTGTTCGAGCAACTCGAGTCGTACGGCCTGGTCACCGCACGGCACGGCCGCGACCAGTTCGACGAGGACGCGCTTGCCATCGCCAAGGTCGCGGGTGAGCTGGCCGGCTTCGGGTTGGAGCCGCGCCACCTGCGTGCCTTCCGTACGGCAGCAGATCGGCAGGTCGGCCTGATCGAGCAGGTGACCGCACCGCTGGTCCGCCACCGTGCCGCCGACTCGCGGGCACGGGCGGAGGAACGCACCCGCGAACTCGCCGCCCTGTCCGTGCACCTGCACGCCCTGCTGGTGAAGGCCGGACTGCACGGATAG
- a CDS encoding small basic family protein, translated as MIATIGLVIGIVAGLVLQPSVPLPLQPYLPIAVVAALDAVFGGLRALIDGIFDDRVFVVSFIGNVLVAAVMVYLGDQLGVGAQLSTGVVVVLGIRIFSNMAAIRRRLFKA; from the coding sequence GTGATCGCGACGATCGGACTCGTCATCGGTATCGTCGCCGGGCTCGTTCTCCAGCCGTCGGTGCCGCTCCCGCTGCAGCCGTATCTCCCGATCGCGGTGGTGGCCGCCCTGGACGCGGTCTTCGGTGGCCTGCGCGCGCTGATCGACGGCATCTTCGACGACCGCGTGTTCGTGGTGTCGTTCATCGGCAACGTCCTGGTCGCCGCCGTCATGGTCTACCTCGGCGACCAGCTGGGAGTCGGCGCGCAGCTGTCGACCGGTGTGGTCGTCGTCCTCGGCATCCGGATCTTCTCCAACATGGCGGCCATCCGGCGGCGGCTCTTCAAGGCCTGA
- a CDS encoding DUF881 domain-containing protein, which translates to MADESETPRTPSSGEEPATADRSAAEQSGEEPAAAEPTAAAQPGGESTAAVPTAAAQPGGESAAAVPTAAEQPGEGATAAEQPGAEQPGADQSAAEQQPVTGDAAPAGIAATRPTPAKPRNTAWRRLAGAFRPHTSRAQVAAAVLLAALGFAATVQVRALRNTDEFTNADRTQLIQIMDGLQQRSRRLETDIGDLQRSKADLVSGADRRRSALEQAQTRAQTLGILAGTLPATGPGIRLTITDNQAAVNASLVLNTIEELRDAGAEAIEINDRVRVVASSYVLDGQGGIIVDGKLLPAPYTIDAIGDARTLATAMRIPGGVVDEVSQKGGLASVLERQTIQVNSLHSVVSPRYARPAPDKSPGSSSR; encoded by the coding sequence ATGGCAGACGAGAGCGAAACTCCCCGTACCCCGAGCTCCGGGGAAGAGCCGGCCACGGCCGACCGGTCTGCGGCCGAACAGTCCGGGGAGGAGCCGGCCGCCGCCGAGCCGACTGCGGCCGCGCAGCCCGGGGGAGAGTCGACGGCCGCCGTGCCGACTGCGGCCGCGCAGCCCGGGGGAGAGTCGGCGGCCGCCGTGCCGACTGCGGCCGAGCAGCCCGGGGAAGGGGCGACCGCCGCCGAGCAGCCCGGGGCCGAGCAGCCTGGGGCCGACCAGTCCGCGGCCGAGCAGCAGCCCGTGACCGGCGACGCCGCTCCGGCCGGCATCGCCGCGACCAGACCGACTCCCGCCAAGCCGCGCAACACCGCCTGGCGCCGGCTGGCCGGAGCGTTCCGTCCGCACACCTCCCGCGCGCAGGTCGCCGCGGCCGTGCTGCTGGCGGCGCTGGGCTTCGCGGCGACGGTCCAGGTGCGGGCGTTGCGCAACACCGACGAGTTCACCAACGCCGACCGCACCCAGCTCATCCAGATCATGGACGGTCTGCAGCAGCGCTCCCGCCGCCTGGAGACCGACATCGGTGACCTGCAGCGATCCAAGGCCGACCTGGTCTCCGGTGCCGACCGCCGCCGGTCCGCCCTGGAGCAGGCGCAGACCCGCGCCCAGACGCTCGGCATCCTCGCCGGGACGCTGCCGGCGACCGGGCCGGGCATCCGGCTCACGATCACCGACAACCAGGCGGCGGTCAACGCGTCCCTCGTGCTCAACACGATCGAGGAGCTGCGCGACGCGGGTGCGGAGGCGATCGAGATCAACGACCGGGTCCGGGTGGTCGCGTCGAGCTACGTCCTGGACGGCCAGGGCGGGATCATCGTCGACGGCAAGCTGCTGCCGGCGCCGTACACCATCGATGCGATCGGCGACGCGCGTACTCTCGCCACGGCGATGCGCATCCCCGGCGGCGTCGTGGACGAGGTGAGCCAGAAGGGCGGGCTCGCCTCGGTCCTGGAGCGGCAGACCATCCAGGTCAATTCCTTGCACAGCGTGGTGAGCCCTCGCTACGCTCGCCCGGCCCCGGACAAATCGCCCGGGTCCTCCTCGCGATGA
- a CDS encoding MerR family transcriptional regulator, translating to MTSTGDQSGGSATGAAPSEGPERAEARRSAGEQGLLFGPVDGVPEPPGDDLGYRGTTACAAAGITYRQLDYWARTSLVEPTIRPASGSGTQRLYSFRDILLLKVIKRLLDAGVSLQQIRTAVTHLRERGAGDLTEITLMSDGASVYECTSPDEVIDLLQGGQGVFGIALGRVSREVEGSLAQLPGERLDGAGAGDHPDDELSARRQARLIV from the coding sequence GTGACGAGCACGGGTGACCAATCGGGGGGCAGCGCGACCGGCGCCGCTCCGAGTGAAGGCCCCGAACGCGCGGAGGCACGGCGTTCGGCCGGTGAGCAGGGCCTGCTGTTCGGACCGGTGGACGGCGTGCCGGAGCCACCCGGTGACGACCTGGGCTACCGCGGGACGACCGCGTGCGCGGCTGCGGGCATCACCTACCGCCAGCTCGACTACTGGGCCCGCACCTCGCTGGTGGAGCCGACGATTCGTCCCGCGTCCGGCTCGGGCACCCAGCGGCTGTACTCCTTCCGCGACATCCTGCTCCTCAAGGTCATCAAGCGGCTGCTCGACGCGGGCGTCTCCCTCCAGCAGATCCGCACCGCCGTCACCCACCTGCGCGAGCGGGGCGCCGGCGATCTCACCGAGATCACGCTGATGAGCGACGGTGCCAGCGTCTACGAGTGCACCTCGCCGGACGAGGTCATCGACCTGCTCCAGGGTGGGCAGGGCGTCTTCGGGATCGCGCTCGGCCGGGTCTCCCGCGAGGTCGAGGGATCCCTCGCCCAGTTGCCCGGTGAGCGCCTCGACGGTGCCGGCGCCGGTGACCACCCCGACGACGAGCTCTCGGCCCGGCGGCAGGCCCGGCTGATCGTCTGA
- a CDS encoding FHA domain-containing protein — translation MPFCTQCGHDNAEGSRFCSQCGKALVGERPVEQTATISLGGGEAAEERAEAELRPHEQAAVDALPFDSALLIVQRGPSAGSRFLLDSDVVTVGRHPDSDIFLDDVTVSRRHAEFHRQPQGFAVRDVGSLNGTYVNRDRIDEVMLVGGDEVQIGKFRLVYFASQRGFGRGAPGERSAAGVDGGSEEETG, via the coding sequence ATGCCGTTCTGCACCCAGTGCGGGCATGACAATGCCGAGGGCAGCAGGTTCTGTTCGCAGTGCGGTAAGGCCCTCGTGGGTGAGCGGCCGGTCGAGCAGACCGCCACGATCTCCTTGGGTGGCGGCGAGGCCGCCGAGGAACGCGCCGAGGCGGAGCTTCGTCCACACGAACAGGCCGCGGTGGACGCCCTGCCGTTCGACAGCGCGCTGCTCATCGTGCAGCGTGGTCCGAGTGCGGGCAGCAGGTTCCTGCTCGACTCCGACGTGGTGACCGTCGGGCGCCATCCCGACAGTGACATCTTCCTCGACGACGTGACCGTGTCCCGTCGGCACGCGGAGTTCCACCGCCAGCCCCAGGGTTTCGCGGTGCGCGACGTGGGGAGCCTGAACGGCACCTACGTCAACCGCGACCGCATCGACGAGGTGATGCTCGTCGGCGGTGACGAAGTGCAGATCGGGAAGTTCCGCCTCGTCTACTTCGCCAGCCAGCGTGGGTTCGGCCGTGGTGCGCCCGGTGAGCGCAGCGCGGCGGGTGTGGACGGAGGGTCCGAGGAGGAGACAGGGTGA
- the gcvH gene encoding glycine cleavage system protein GcvH produces MFPDDLSYTSDHEWVRDPGGADSTVRIGITDYAQGALGDIVYVSLPEVGVDVEAGAACGELESTKSVSDLFSPIKGTVVARNDALDERPELVNSDPYGDGWMIEVRPADRTELDGLLDADAYQAQVEQS; encoded by the coding sequence GTGTTCCCGGACGACCTCAGCTACACCAGCGACCACGAGTGGGTGCGCGATCCCGGCGGTGCCGACAGCACGGTCCGCATCGGCATCACCGACTACGCACAGGGTGCGCTCGGTGACATCGTCTACGTCAGCCTGCCGGAGGTGGGCGTCGACGTGGAGGCCGGCGCCGCCTGCGGTGAGCTCGAGTCCACCAAGAGCGTGAGTGATCTCTTCTCGCCCATCAAGGGCACGGTGGTGGCCCGCAACGACGCACTGGACGAACGCCCCGAGCTGGTCAACTCCGACCCCTACGGCGACGGCTGGATGATCGAGGTCCGCCCAGCCGACCGGACCGAGCTCGACGGCCTGCTCGACGCCGACGCCTACCAGGCGCAGGTGGAACAGTCCTGA